The following coding sequences are from one Apus apus isolate bApuApu2 chromosome 10, bApuApu2.pri.cur, whole genome shotgun sequence window:
- the COPS2 gene encoding COP9 signalosome complex subunit 2 isoform X2 yields the protein MSDMEDDFMCDDEEDYDLEYSEDSNSEPNVDLENQYYNSKALKEDDPKAALSSFQKVLELEGEKGEWGFKALKQMIKINFKLTNFPEMMNRYKQLLTYIRSAVTRNYSEKSINSILDYISTSKQMDLLQEFYETTLEALKDAKNDRLWFKTNTKLGKLYLEREEYGKLQKILRQLHQSCQTDDGEDDLKKGTQLLEIYALEIQMYTAQKNNKKLKALYEQSLHIKSAIPHPLIMGVIRECGGKMHLREGEFEKAHTDFFEAFKNYDESGSPRRTTCLKYLVLANMLMKSGINPFDSQEAKPYKNDPEILAMTNLVSAYQNNDITEFEKILKTNHSNIMDDPFIREHIEELLRNIRTQVLIKLIKPYTRIHIPFISKELNIDVADVESLLVQCILDNTIHGRIDQVNQLLELDHQKRGGARYTALDKWTNQLNSLNQAVVSKLA from the exons ATGTCTGACATGGAGGATGATTTCATGTGCGATGATGAGGAGGACTATGACCTG GAATATTCTGAGGACAGCAATTCTGAACCAAATGTGGATCTGGAAAATCAATACTACAATTCCAAAGCTTTGAAGGAAGATGATCCCAAAGCAGCATTAAGCAGTTTTCAGAAG GTTTTGGAGCTCGAAGGTGAAAAAGGAGAATGGGGATTCAAAGCTCTGAAACAGatgattaaaataaactttaaattG aCTAACTTTCCTGAAATGATGAACAGATATAAACAGCTATTGACCTACATACGGAGTGCAGTTACAagaaattactctgaaaaatCCATCAATTCTATTCTTGATTATATCTCTACTTCCAAGCAG ATGGATTTGCTTCAGGAATTCTATGAAACAACACTTGAAGCTCTGAAAGATGCTAAGAATGACAGATTGTGGTTTAAGACAAACACAAAG ctTGGCAAATTATATTTAGAACGAGAAGAATATGGAAAGTTACAAAAGATTTTGCGTCAGCTGCATCAGTCATGCCAG ACTGATGATGGAGAAGATGATCTAAAAAAAGGTACTCAGCTATTGGAAATCTATGCTTTGGAAATTCAAATGtatacagcacagaaaaataacaaaaagctTAAAGCACTATATGAACAGTCATTGCACATCAAGTCAGCCATTCCTCATCCACTGATCATGGGAGTTATTAGAG aaTGTGGAGGCAAAATGCACTTAAGAGAAGGAGAGTTTGAAAAGGcacatactgatttttttgAAGCTTTCAAGAATTATGATGAATCAGGGAGCCCCAGAAGAACTACTTGCTTAAAATACTTGGTCTTAGCAAATATGCTTATGAAATCTGGAATAAATCCATTTGACTCTcaggag GCGAAACCATACAAAAATGATCCAGAGATTCTAGCAATGACAAATTTAGTAAg TGCCTATCAGAATAATGACATCACTGAATTTGAGAAGATTCTGAAGACAAATCACAGCAACATCATGGATGATCCCTTCATAAGGGAGCACATTGAAG AGCTTTTGCGCAACATCAGAACACAAGTgcttataaaattaattaagccTTACACAAGAATAcatattccttttatttctaaG gagTTAAACATAGATGTAGCCGATGTGGAAAGCTTGCTTGTGCAGTGCATATTGGATAA CACTATACATGGCCGAATTGATCAAGTCAACCAGCTCCTAGAACTGGATCATCAGAAGAGAGGTGGTGCACGTTATACTGCGTTAGATAAATGGACCAACCAACTAAATTCTCTCAACCAGGCTGTAGTCAGCAAGCTGGCCtaa
- the COPS2 gene encoding COP9 signalosome complex subunit 2 isoform X1: MSDMEDDFMCDDEEDYDLEYSEDSNSEPNVDLENQYYNSKALKEDDPKAALSSFQKVLELEGEKGEWGFKALKQMIKINFKLTNFPEMMNRYKQLLTYIRSAVTRNYSEKSINSILDYISTSKQNSDFLCQMDLLQEFYETTLEALKDAKNDRLWFKTNTKLGKLYLEREEYGKLQKILRQLHQSCQTDDGEDDLKKGTQLLEIYALEIQMYTAQKNNKKLKALYEQSLHIKSAIPHPLIMGVIRECGGKMHLREGEFEKAHTDFFEAFKNYDESGSPRRTTCLKYLVLANMLMKSGINPFDSQEAKPYKNDPEILAMTNLVSAYQNNDITEFEKILKTNHSNIMDDPFIREHIEELLRNIRTQVLIKLIKPYTRIHIPFISKELNIDVADVESLLVQCILDNTIHGRIDQVNQLLELDHQKRGGARYTALDKWTNQLNSLNQAVVSKLA, from the exons ATGTCTGACATGGAGGATGATTTCATGTGCGATGATGAGGAGGACTATGACCTG GAATATTCTGAGGACAGCAATTCTGAACCAAATGTGGATCTGGAAAATCAATACTACAATTCCAAAGCTTTGAAGGAAGATGATCCCAAAGCAGCATTAAGCAGTTTTCAGAAG GTTTTGGAGCTCGAAGGTGAAAAAGGAGAATGGGGATTCAAAGCTCTGAAACAGatgattaaaataaactttaaattG aCTAACTTTCCTGAAATGATGAACAGATATAAACAGCTATTGACCTACATACGGAGTGCAGTTACAagaaattactctgaaaaatCCATCAATTCTATTCTTGATTATATCTCTACTTCCAAGCAG aattctgattttttatGTCAGATGGATTTGCTTCAGGAATTCTATGAAACAACACTTGAAGCTCTGAAAGATGCTAAGAATGACAGATTGTGGTTTAAGACAAACACAAAG ctTGGCAAATTATATTTAGAACGAGAAGAATATGGAAAGTTACAAAAGATTTTGCGTCAGCTGCATCAGTCATGCCAG ACTGATGATGGAGAAGATGATCTAAAAAAAGGTACTCAGCTATTGGAAATCTATGCTTTGGAAATTCAAATGtatacagcacagaaaaataacaaaaagctTAAAGCACTATATGAACAGTCATTGCACATCAAGTCAGCCATTCCTCATCCACTGATCATGGGAGTTATTAGAG aaTGTGGAGGCAAAATGCACTTAAGAGAAGGAGAGTTTGAAAAGGcacatactgatttttttgAAGCTTTCAAGAATTATGATGAATCAGGGAGCCCCAGAAGAACTACTTGCTTAAAATACTTGGTCTTAGCAAATATGCTTATGAAATCTGGAATAAATCCATTTGACTCTcaggag GCGAAACCATACAAAAATGATCCAGAGATTCTAGCAATGACAAATTTAGTAAg TGCCTATCAGAATAATGACATCACTGAATTTGAGAAGATTCTGAAGACAAATCACAGCAACATCATGGATGATCCCTTCATAAGGGAGCACATTGAAG AGCTTTTGCGCAACATCAGAACACAAGTgcttataaaattaattaagccTTACACAAGAATAcatattccttttatttctaaG gagTTAAACATAGATGTAGCCGATGTGGAAAGCTTGCTTGTGCAGTGCATATTGGATAA CACTATACATGGCCGAATTGATCAAGTCAACCAGCTCCTAGAACTGGATCATCAGAAGAGAGGTGGTGCACGTTATACTGCGTTAGATAAATGGACCAACCAACTAAATTCTCTCAACCAGGCTGTAGTCAGCAAGCTGGCCtaa